A window from Chitinivorax sp. PXF-14 encodes these proteins:
- the dnaJ gene encoding molecular chaperone DnaJ produces the protein MSKKDYYEVLGLNRDVSEDDIKKAYRKLAMKYHPDRNPDNPQAEEKFKEAKEAYEILSDDQKRAAYDQYGHAGVDPQAGMGGGGGQGFGGFADAFGDIFGDIFGGGRGGGGRSNVYRGADLRYNLEITLEEAARGCEKQIRIPTMEECGTCHGSGAKPGTQAKTCSTCGGHGQVRMQQGFFSIQQACPTCHGTGKVIPDPCNTCHGAGRVKSHKTLSVKIPAGIDEGDRIRLAGEGEHGTNGGPNGDLYVQMHIKEHAVFQRDGVDLHCEMPISFSTAALGGEIEIPTLDGAAKIKIPAETQSGKVFRLRGKGIKPVRGSIPGDLMCHVVVETPVNLTSRQKELLREFEEISQSDSAVHNPRAKSWMDKVKDFFS, from the coding sequence ATGTCGAAAAAAGACTACTACGAAGTGCTGGGCCTGAATCGCGATGTGTCGGAAGACGACATCAAGAAGGCCTATCGCAAGCTCGCGATGAAATACCATCCGGACCGCAACCCGGATAATCCGCAGGCGGAAGAGAAGTTCAAAGAGGCCAAGGAGGCCTACGAAATTCTCTCCGACGATCAGAAGCGCGCGGCCTATGACCAGTACGGTCATGCCGGCGTCGATCCGCAGGCCGGCATGGGCGGCGGTGGCGGACAAGGCTTCGGCGGCTTTGCCGATGCCTTTGGCGACATCTTCGGCGATATCTTCGGCGGCGGCCGGGGGGGCGGCGGGCGCTCGAATGTCTACCGTGGCGCGGACCTGCGCTACAACCTCGAAATCACGCTCGAAGAGGCTGCGCGCGGCTGCGAGAAGCAGATTCGCATCCCAACCATGGAAGAGTGCGGCACCTGCCACGGCAGCGGCGCCAAGCCCGGCACGCAGGCCAAGACCTGCTCGACCTGCGGTGGCCACGGCCAGGTGCGCATGCAGCAGGGCTTCTTCTCGATCCAGCAGGCCTGCCCGACCTGCCACGGCACCGGCAAGGTGATTCCCGATCCATGCAACACCTGCCATGGCGCGGGCCGCGTCAAGTCGCACAAGACCTTGTCGGTGAAAATTCCGGCCGGGATCGACGAGGGCGATCGCATCCGCCTGGCTGGCGAAGGCGAGCACGGCACCAATGGCGGCCCCAACGGCGACCTGTATGTGCAGATGCACATCAAGGAGCACGCGGTATTCCAGCGTGATGGCGTGGACTTGCATTGCGAGATGCCGATCAGCTTCTCCACTGCGGCACTCGGCGGCGAGATCGAAATCCCCACGCTCGATGGCGCGGCGAAGATCAAGATCCCGGCGGAAACCCAGTCCGGCAAGGTGTTCCGCCTGCGTGGCAAGGGCATCAAGCCGGTACGTGGCTCGATCCCGGGCGACCTGATGTGCCATGTCGTGGTGGAAACGCCGGTGAACCTGACCTCGCGGCAGAAAGAACTGCTGCGCGAGTTCGAGGAAATCTCGCAAAGCGACAGCGCCGTGCACAACCCGCGCGCCAAGTCGTGGATGGACAAGGTCAAGGACTTCTTCAGCTGA
- a CDS encoding beta-ketoacyl-ACP synthase III has product MQRVVISGTGLYTPPYSISNEELVAAFNEYVALTNEANRAAIEAGDMAPLAPSSVEFIEKASGIKSRYVMEKSGILDPARMHPHIPERPNEALSLQAEIAVAAAREALANAGRRADEVDAVIVACSNMQRPYPAVSIEIQQALGCGGYAFDMNVACSSATFGIEQAANAIKAGTARVVLVLNPEICSGHLEFRDRDCHFIFGDVCTAVVLEAEGEAKAGSFEVLGTKLATVFSNNIRNNFGFLNRFDESGIGARDKLFVQEGRKVFKEVCPMVAEHVGSHLQAHDIAPTDVKRYWLHQANLAMNQLIVKRLLGRDASLEEAPVILDEYANTSSAGSIIAFHKYSGDLAAGELGVISSFGAGYSVGSVILRKL; this is encoded by the coding sequence ATGCAACGAGTCGTCATCAGCGGTACCGGACTCTATACCCCGCCTTATTCGATCAGCAACGAAGAGCTGGTCGCCGCCTTCAACGAATATGTCGCACTGACCAACGAAGCCAACCGCGCAGCCATCGAGGCCGGCGACATGGCACCGCTGGCGCCGTCCAGCGTCGAATTCATCGAGAAGGCATCGGGCATCAAGAGCCGCTATGTGATGGAAAAGAGCGGTATTCTCGACCCGGCTCGCATGCATCCGCACATTCCCGAGCGCCCCAACGAGGCGCTGTCGCTGCAGGCCGAGATTGCCGTGGCGGCGGCGCGCGAGGCACTGGCCAACGCCGGCCGCCGCGCCGACGAGGTCGATGCGGTGATCGTTGCCTGCTCCAATATGCAGCGGCCTTATCCGGCGGTGTCGATCGAAATCCAGCAGGCGCTGGGGTGTGGTGGCTACGCCTTTGACATGAACGTGGCGTGCTCCTCGGCGACCTTCGGTATCGAGCAGGCCGCCAACGCGATCAAGGCGGGCACGGCGCGCGTGGTGCTGGTGCTGAACCCGGAAATCTGCTCGGGCCACCTCGAATTCCGCGACCGCGATTGCCACTTCATCTTTGGCGACGTGTGCACGGCCGTCGTGCTTGAGGCCGAAGGCGAGGCGAAAGCCGGCTCATTCGAGGTGCTCGGCACCAAGCTGGCGACGGTGTTTTCGAACAATATCCGCAACAACTTCGGCTTTCTCAACCGCTTCGACGAGTCGGGCATAGGCGCCCGCGACAAGCTCTTCGTGCAGGAAGGCCGCAAGGTGTTCAAGGAAGTCTGCCCGATGGTGGCGGAGCATGTCGGCAGCCATCTACAGGCTCACGACATCGCACCGACCGACGTCAAACGCTACTGGCTGCACCAGGCCAACCTGGCGATGAACCAGCTGATCGTCAAGCGCTTGCTGGGGCGCGATGCCTCGCTCGAAGAGGCACCGGTGATCCTCGACGAATACGCGAACACCAGCTCGGCTGGCTCCATCATCGCCTTCCACAAGTACTCGGGCGATCTGGCCGCCGGCGAGCTGGGCGTAATTTCGTCGTTCGGCGCGGGCTATTCGGTCGGTAGCGTGATCCTGCGCAAGCTCTGA
- a CDS encoding autotransporter assembly complex family protein yields the protein MMLALALARAAYAADFGYSVEVDADDSALTSLLERYLDIVKYRGNELMSPDQLRRLYRDMPAQAADLLATEGYFSPKITPTLSETGQHWQVGLKVQAGEPTLIDTLDLTVDGALNDEPDAERRKRAMQRAWPLKPGLQFRQADWVDAKRRALQVLLTDRFPAATVADSEARIDPASNRAQLRVKYDSGPRFTLGAVSVAGLQRYPQAIVDHLHEIRPGDPYDYAKLSELQSALLATPYFKSVYVEVETDPAAPEQVPVKVTVVEAPLQKISLGVGYGTDKGARTEADYRYNNVLDRGWLFRAKTTIEQRQQTGEVGIDLPRNAKGYYDGAYARINRQEAQGLVTAKKETGATRSRSKGIITTSLGVSYLTEDATLGDVHTSNQALTLSYKWVRRDVDNVLDPRRGNVIELQSAGAVRGMLSDTSFVRGYARGVLYHSFGAGRTVQLRGEAGQVVAEDAARVPTDWLFRVGGSGSVRGYAFESLGVPAEGGVQPGKVMATTSVEYQQHVVGNWRAAVFVDAGNAAESWQSFHFARGYGAGARWKSPVGPFALDLAYGEDARKWRLHFTLGVAF from the coding sequence ATGATGCTGGCCTTGGCCCTGGCAAGGGCTGCCTACGCGGCCGACTTCGGCTACAGCGTCGAGGTCGATGCTGACGACTCGGCGCTGACATCGCTGCTCGAGCGTTATCTCGACATCGTCAAATATCGCGGCAACGAGCTGATGTCGCCCGACCAGCTGCGCCGGCTTTATCGCGACATGCCCGCGCAGGCGGCCGACCTGCTGGCGACCGAGGGCTATTTTTCGCCGAAGATCACGCCCACGCTCAGCGAGACCGGCCAGCACTGGCAGGTGGGGCTGAAGGTGCAGGCGGGCGAGCCGACCCTGATCGATACGCTCGACCTGACCGTTGACGGCGCGCTCAATGACGAGCCCGATGCCGAGCGCCGCAAGCGTGCCATGCAGCGGGCCTGGCCGCTGAAGCCGGGGCTGCAGTTTCGCCAGGCCGATTGGGTGGACGCCAAGCGCCGCGCCTTGCAGGTGCTGCTGACCGATCGCTTCCCGGCTGCCACAGTCGCCGACAGCGAGGCGCGCATCGACCCGGCGAGCAACCGCGCGCAGCTCCGCGTCAAATACGACAGCGGACCGCGTTTCACGCTGGGGGCGGTGAGCGTGGCCGGCTTGCAACGTTATCCGCAGGCGATCGTCGACCATCTGCACGAAATCCGTCCCGGCGACCCATACGACTATGCCAAGCTCAGCGAGCTGCAATCCGCGCTGCTGGCCACGCCTTATTTCAAGTCGGTGTATGTCGAGGTGGAAACCGACCCTGCCGCACCCGAGCAGGTGCCGGTCAAGGTGACCGTGGTCGAGGCGCCGCTGCAGAAGATCTCGCTCGGCGTCGGCTATGGCACCGACAAGGGGGCACGCACCGAGGCCGATTACCGCTACAACAACGTGCTCGACCGGGGCTGGCTGTTCCGTGCCAAGACCACCATCGAGCAGCGCCAGCAGACCGGGGAAGTCGGCATCGACCTGCCGCGCAATGCAAAGGGCTATTACGACGGCGCCTACGCGCGCATCAACCGGCAGGAGGCCCAGGGCCTGGTGACGGCGAAGAAGGAAACCGGTGCGACCCGCTCGCGCAGCAAGGGCATCATCACCACCTCGCTCGGCGTCAGCTATCTGACCGAGGATGCGACGCTCGGCGACGTGCACACCAGCAACCAGGCGCTGACGCTCTCGTACAAATGGGTGCGCCGCGATGTCGACAACGTGCTCGACCCGCGCCGCGGCAATGTGATCGAGCTGCAGAGCGCGGGCGCGGTGCGTGGCATGTTGTCGGATACCTCGTTCGTGCGCGGCTACGCGCGCGGCGTGCTCTACCACTCGTTTGGCGCCGGGCGCACGGTGCAGCTGCGCGGCGAGGCCGGGCAGGTGGTGGCGGAAGACGCTGCCCGCGTGCCGACCGATTGGCTGTTCCGCGTCGGCGGCTCGGGCTCGGTGCGTGGCTACGCCTTCGAGAGCCTCGGCGTGCCGGCCGAGGGCGGCGTCCAGCCCGGCAAGGTGATGGCAACCACCTCGGTCGAGTACCAGCAGCATGTGGTCGGCAACTGGCGGGCCGCCGTATTCGTCGATGCGGGTAATGCGGCGGAATCCTGGCAGTCGTTTCATTTCGCCCGCGGTTATGGTGCAGGCGCGCGCTGGAAGAGCCCGGTCGGACCGTTTGCCCTCGATCTCGCCTATGGCGAGGATGCCCGCAAGTGGCGCCTGCATTTCACGCTCGGCGTGGCTTTCTGA
- a CDS encoding translocation/assembly module TamB domain-containing protein, whose protein sequence is MADTVPPAPSRPGRSFARRALRAVLAALLLAVFILVGLGLLLGSERGLSWSVAAINRLAAGTLAIDHTSGSLRRHLTVLGLKLDVGDTHARVDRAELDWRPLALLHGKLDIASFTIGSLTIDSKPSDQPTPFPTRLRLPLALEVGQLSIGRLWLAQSKLELTGIAATLSSDGLRHRLQLASLHTPWGRANGRLALTGDAPYALDGSVAFDGGLDTHPVSGTATLSGNLRQLRVASQLRSGDAGVVLDARLVPFATSLPGRIHSLRAELRDVELPVFLPGAPKARLAGGVYVEPAAGGWRGHVDLANGEAGAIDAGRIPVERLAGELHFDGKRLLAHELTAYRAGGSLRVNGSAATGALALSGEARAIDPRSIYSSLVKGAASGTLKLTGPLIEPRLEVELADPRLGLAGAMRWARQTGHEAIVIERARFTHAGGEADISGRLGLDSRLDYAAEVVLRRFHPDAFVAMPRSEFNLTAKAHGAFKPNWRVDAQFKLLDSHYGRIPLSGEGALAIGPTRLEQADLSLRVAANTLRAKGRLGLADDRLLLDIDAPDLALPGLPLAGKAKGKITLSGPFAQVAVEGDMQVDGLRLPGNTTIEHLAATLKLQASATGRADAKVTAAGVQAGGQHIDKAELTLAGTRAAHDLAFVATGQLADTAVDMSLAAHGALGDGWHWQGTLQRLDNKGRYAVALMAPVSLALAPDAASLGAARLKLIDTELQLDTLDWSGGRVSTRGAAQAVDLASLIRFSGRELPLSTDLVFGLRWDLKLADHLNGTLELTRQRGDLVLEEVGSADGLPMKLERAAIVLRAVNDHLTGQAELKSTTLGALAGDVDVFVTRGEQGWQVSRTTPYAWKLAGEMSSIAWAGPLLGPVTKLGGRLAVDLRAQGFVGKPNLAGWLKASEVKLSDPERGVDFKDGRVSAVFQQDRVVMQDFHLAAGKGTLTGSGTLLLGLDMPSVDMKLVARQFAVLTRPDRQLTVTGEGGVRYVDQQLHIDAKLSADSGHFEVGNSDVPALGDDVVVVGRAPRNAKKGGSLPLYLTASFDLGERLTVRGKGLDATLGGSVLLRAAPKRALTAAGTVTVTRGRYTAYGQNLSVSRGNISFQGPIDNPLLDIVAIRPGLSVEVGVQVSGTALAPRVQLTSDTPMPDAEKLSWLVLGKPSSGLKQGDAASLLMVASGLLGGDTANSLVKSLADSVGLDEISIGQSENTTSNGSNGSSASSNGESNLSTQVVTLGKRLSDRAYLAYEQGLTGASAALKLTYQLTRSLSFVARAGQQQSQVDLFYTHAFD, encoded by the coding sequence ATGGCTGACACCGTTCCTCCTGCTCCCTCACGGCCTGGCCGCTCCTTCGCGCGCCGTGCGTTGCGCGCGGTGTTGGCAGCGCTGCTGTTGGCCGTGTTCATCCTCGTTGGACTCGGGCTGCTGCTCGGCAGCGAGCGCGGCCTGTCATGGAGCGTGGCGGCCATCAACCGGCTGGCCGCCGGCACGCTGGCGATCGATCATACGAGCGGCTCGCTGCGGCGCCACCTGACCGTGCTCGGGCTCAAGCTCGATGTCGGCGACACGCATGCCCGGGTCGACCGGGCCGAGCTCGACTGGCGGCCGCTCGCGCTGCTGCACGGCAAGCTCGACATCGCCTCGTTCACCATCGGCAGCCTCACCATCGACAGCAAGCCCAGCGACCAGCCGACACCATTTCCCACCAGACTGCGCCTGCCGCTCGCGCTCGAAGTCGGGCAGCTGAGCATCGGCCGGCTGTGGCTCGCCCAAAGCAAGCTTGAGCTCACCGGCATCGCCGCAACACTGAGTAGCGACGGCCTGCGCCATCGGCTGCAGCTGGCCTCGCTGCATACCCCGTGGGGCCGCGCCAACGGGCGCCTGGCGCTGACGGGCGATGCGCCCTATGCGCTCGATGGCTCGGTCGCCTTCGATGGCGGCCTCGATACTCATCCGGTCAGCGGCACGGCGACGCTGAGCGGCAACCTGCGCCAGTTGCGCGTGGCGTCGCAACTGCGCAGCGGCGATGCGGGTGTGGTGCTCGATGCGCGGCTGGTGCCGTTCGCCACCAGCCTGCCCGGGCGTATCCACTCGCTGCGGGCCGAGCTGCGTGATGTCGAGCTGCCGGTATTCCTGCCCGGCGCGCCCAAGGCCAGGCTGGCCGGCGGTGTCTATGTCGAGCCGGCGGCCGGCGGCTGGCGCGGCCATGTCGACCTCGCCAACGGGGAGGCCGGCGCGATCGATGCCGGGCGCATCCCGGTCGAGCGCCTGGCCGGCGAGCTGCATTTTGATGGGAAGCGCCTGCTTGCCCACGAGCTGACCGCCTATCGCGCCGGCGGCTCGCTGCGCGTCAACGGCAGTGCTGCCACCGGGGCGCTGGCGCTCTCTGGCGAGGCCCGCGCGATTGATCCCCGTTCGATCTACTCAAGCCTGGTCAAGGGCGCGGCGAGCGGCACGCTCAAGCTGACGGGGCCGCTGATCGAGCCGCGTCTCGAAGTCGAGCTGGCCGACCCCCGTCTCGGGCTTGCCGGTGCGATGCGCTGGGCCCGCCAGACCGGGCATGAGGCCATCGTGATCGAGCGCGCGCGGTTCACCCACGCCGGCGGCGAGGCCGACATCAGCGGCCGGCTGGGGCTGGATTCCCGGCTCGACTACGCGGCCGAGGTGGTGCTGCGCCGCTTCCATCCAGATGCCTTTGTGGCCATGCCGCGCTCCGAGTTCAATCTCACCGCCAAGGCGCATGGCGCCTTCAAGCCGAACTGGCGGGTGGACGCCCAGTTCAAGCTGCTGGACAGCCACTATGGCCGTATTCCGCTATCCGGCGAGGGCGCGCTGGCCATTGGCCCGACGCGGCTCGAACAGGCCGATCTCAGCCTGCGTGTTGCCGCCAACACGCTGCGGGCGAAAGGACGGCTGGGCCTGGCCGACGACAGGCTGCTGCTCGACATCGATGCGCCCGACCTGGCGTTGCCGGGCTTGCCGCTGGCCGGCAAGGCCAAGGGGAAGATCACCCTGAGCGGGCCGTTTGCGCAGGTGGCGGTCGAGGGCGACATGCAGGTCGACGGCCTGCGCCTGCCGGGCAATACGACGATCGAGCATCTGGCCGCGACGCTGAAGCTGCAGGCCAGCGCCACAGGGCGCGCCGATGCCAAGGTGACGGCCGCTGGCGTGCAAGCGGGCGGCCAGCACATTGACAAGGCCGAGCTGACGCTGGCCGGCACGCGTGCGGCCCACGACCTGGCGTTCGTGGCGACAGGCCAGCTCGCCGATACCGCAGTGGACATGAGCCTGGCTGCCCATGGCGCGCTCGGCGATGGCTGGCACTGGCAGGGCACGCTGCAGCGGCTCGACAACAAGGGGCGCTACGCCGTCGCCCTGATGGCACCGGTGAGCCTGGCGCTGGCGCCCGACGCCGCCAGCCTCGGTGCGGCCCGGCTGAAGCTCATCGACACCGAGCTTCAGCTGGACACGCTCGACTGGTCCGGCGGGCGCGTCAGTACGCGGGGTGCGGCGCAGGCGGTCGATCTGGCCAGCCTGATCCGTTTCTCGGGCAGGGAGCTGCCGCTCAGTACCGACCTGGTGTTCGGGCTGCGCTGGGATCTCAAGCTCGCCGACCATCTCAACGGCACGCTCGAACTCACCCGCCAGCGCGGCGACCTGGTGCTCGAAGAGGTCGGCTCCGCCGACGGGCTGCCGATGAAGCTCGAGCGTGCCGCGATAGTGCTGCGCGCCGTGAATGACCACCTGACGGGCCAGGCCGAGCTCAAGTCGACCACGCTCGGCGCGCTGGCGGGCGACGTGGATGTATTCGTCACCCGTGGCGAGCAGGGGTGGCAGGTGTCACGCACGACACCGTATGCCTGGAAGCTGGCCGGCGAGATGAGCTCCATCGCCTGGGCGGGCCCGCTGCTCGGCCCGGTGACGAAGCTGGGCGGGCGCCTGGCGGTCGACCTGCGTGCGCAGGGTTTCGTCGGCAAACCCAATCTGGCCGGCTGGCTCAAGGCCAGCGAGGTGAAACTGAGCGACCCGGAGCGCGGTGTCGATTTCAAGGATGGGCGCGTCAGTGCGGTGTTCCAGCAGGACCGCGTGGTAATGCAGGACTTCCATCTGGCGGCAGGCAAGGGCACCTTGACCGGCAGCGGCACGCTGCTGCTCGGGCTGGATATGCCCAGTGTCGACATGAAGCTGGTGGCCAGACAGTTTGCCGTGCTCACCCGGCCTGACCGGCAACTGACGGTGACGGGTGAGGGCGGTGTGCGCTATGTCGACCAGCAATTGCACATCGATGCCAAGCTGAGTGCCGACAGTGGCCACTTCGAAGTCGGCAATAGTGATGTGCCGGCGCTCGGCGACGATGTCGTGGTGGTCGGCCGCGCGCCGCGCAATGCGAAGAAAGGCGGTTCGCTGCCGCTCTACCTGACGGCCAGCTTCGATCTGGGCGAGCGCCTGACGGTGCGCGGCAAGGGCCTCGACGCCACGCTGGGCGGCTCGGTGCTGCTCCGGGCCGCGCCCAAGCGTGCGCTGACGGCGGCCGGCACGGTCACCGTGACGCGGGGGCGCTATACCGCCTACGGCCAGAACCTGAGCGTGAGCCGCGGCAACATCAGTTTTCAGGGACCGATCGACAATCCGCTGCTCGACATCGTCGCCATCCGCCCGGGGCTGAGCGTCGAGGTCGGCGTGCAGGTCAGCGGTACGGCGCTGGCGCCACGCGTCCAGCTCACCTCCGACACGCCGATGCCGGATGCCGAGAAACTGTCCTGGCTGGTGCTCGGCAAGCCCAGCTCGGGGCTGAAGCAGGGCGATGCCGCTTCGCTATTGATGGTGGCGAGCGGCCTGCTGGGCGGCGATACGGCCAACTCGCTGGTCAAGTCGCTGGCCGACAGCGTGGGGCTCGACGAGATCAGCATCGGCCAGAGCGAGAACACGACGAGCAACGGCAGCAATGGCAGCAGCGCCAGCAGCAATGGCGAAAGCAATCTGTCGACCCAGGTGGTGACGCTCGGCAAGCGCCTGTCCGATCGTGCCTACCTTGCCTACGAGCAAGGCCTGACGGGGGCCAGCGCCGCCCTCAAGCTCACTTACCAGCTCACCCGCAGCCTCTCCTTCGTGGCGCGTGCCGGCCAGCAGCAAAGCCAGGTCGACCTGTTCTACACCCACGCCTTCGACTGA
- a CDS encoding ABC transporter substrate-binding protein: protein MQHKLLKLAVTAALVGIAGTTFAAGKTLVYCSEASPEGFDPGPYTAGGTFDASAEAVYNRLVEFERGATKVQPGLAESWEISPDGLTYTFKLRKGVKFHTTDYFKPTRDFNADDVVFTFTRMIDKDQPFRKAYPVEFPYASDMGMDANIAKVEKVDPYTVRFVLKKIDAPFVQNLAMSFASILSAEYADKLLKDGKPQQINQQPIGTGPFVFKSYQKDASIRYDANKEYWKKGEVKLDKLIFAITTDPSVRYQKLKAGECQIMSYPRPADLAGMKADPKLTVPSQAGFNLGYLAYNVKHKPLDKLEVREALDMAINKKAIIDAVYQGAGQAATNPMPPTQWSYDKSIKDAGYNPDKAKALLKKAGIAEGTEITLWAMPVQRPYNPNAKLMAEMIQNDWGKVGIKAKIVSYEWGEYLKRGKAGEHDAMLVGWTGDNGDPDNWLGVNLGCEAVGGNNYAMWCNKEFDDLIVKGKQTTDTKKRTEYYTKAQQIFKKELPWTTIAHSTVYQPMRKDVEGFKISPFGLNSFYGVGLK from the coding sequence ATGCAACACAAGCTGCTGAAACTCGCCGTGACTGCCGCGCTGGTTGGCATTGCCGGCACCACCTTCGCTGCCGGCAAGACCCTGGTTTATTGTTCCGAAGCGAGCCCGGAAGGCTTCGACCCTGGCCCGTACACGGCCGGCGGCACCTTCGATGCCTCGGCTGAAGCCGTCTACAACCGCCTGGTCGAATTCGAGCGCGGCGCCACCAAGGTACAGCCTGGCCTGGCCGAAAGCTGGGAGATCTCGCCCGATGGCCTGACCTACACCTTCAAGTTGCGCAAGGGTGTGAAGTTCCACACCACCGACTACTTCAAGCCGACGCGTGATTTCAACGCCGACGACGTGGTCTTCACCTTCACCCGCATGATCGACAAGGATCAGCCCTTCCGCAAAGCCTATCCGGTCGAGTTCCCGTACGCCTCCGACATGGGCATGGATGCGAACATCGCCAAGGTGGAAAAGGTCGACCCCTACACCGTGCGCTTCGTGCTGAAGAAAATCGACGCCCCGTTCGTGCAGAATCTGGCCATGAGCTTCGCGTCGATCCTGTCCGCCGAGTACGCCGACAAGCTGCTCAAGGATGGCAAGCCGCAGCAGATCAACCAGCAGCCGATCGGCACCGGTCCCTTCGTATTCAAGAGCTACCAGAAGGATGCGTCGATTCGCTATGATGCCAACAAGGAATACTGGAAGAAGGGCGAGGTCAAGCTCGACAAGCTGATCTTCGCGATCACCACCGACCCGTCGGTGCGCTACCAGAAGCTCAAGGCCGGCGAATGCCAAATCATGTCCTACCCGCGTCCGGCCGACCTGGCCGGCATGAAGGCGGACCCGAAGCTGACCGTACCGAGCCAGGCTGGCTTCAACCTGGGCTACCTCGCCTACAACGTCAAGCACAAGCCGCTCGACAAGCTCGAAGTACGCGAAGCGCTCGACATGGCGATCAACAAGAAGGCGATCATCGACGCCGTGTATCAGGGCGCAGGCCAGGCCGCGACCAACCCGATGCCGCCGACCCAGTGGTCCTACGACAAGTCGATCAAGGATGCCGGCTACAACCCGGACAAGGCCAAGGCCCTGCTGAAGAAGGCCGGCATTGCCGAGGGCACCGAGATCACCCTGTGGGCGATGCCGGTACAACGCCCGTACAACCCCAACGCCAAGCTGATGGCCGAAATGATCCAGAACGACTGGGGCAAGGTCGGCATCAAGGCCAAGATCGTCAGCTACGAGTGGGGCGAGTACCTGAAGCGCGGCAAGGCTGGCGAACATGACGCAATGCTCGTGGGCTGGACCGGCGACAATGGCGATCCGGACAACTGGCTCGGCGTGAACCTGGGCTGCGAGGCCGTGGGCGGCAACAACTACGCGATGTGGTGCAACAAGGAGTTCGACGACCTCATCGTCAAGGGCAAGCAGACCACCGACACGAAGAAGCGCACCGAGTACTACACCAAGGCACAGCAGATCTTCAAGAAGGAACTGCCATGGACCACGATCGCGCACTCGACGGTTTACCAGCCGATGCGCAAGGACGTGGAAGGCTTCAAGATCAGCCCATTCGGTCTGAACTCCTTCTACGGCGTGGGCCTGAAGTAA
- a CDS encoding ABC transporter substrate-binding protein → MTTRNWLPLVAALALAMGSQAQAAKVLTVCSEASPEGFDISMYTAAVTADATSEAVHNRLVEFERGSTKVLPGLADRWDISKDGLSYTFYLHKGVKFHTTDYFKPSREFNADDVVWTFKRMLDKSHPWYKVSPRGYPYADGMEFPTLIKSIDKIDPYTVRFTLSKPEAPFLADLAMGFASIFSAEYGDQLLKAGKTNQLNQLPIGTGPFVFRRYEKDAQIRYDGFKDYFRGKPAIDKLIFAIAPDTAVRIQKLKAGECQIALYPLPADVPNLRRDPKLQVGELNALMTGYLAFNTQHKPLDKKEVRQAISLAFDKKSYVKALFGEAASPAVNPFPSTMWGYNKDIKDYDYNPAKARELLKQAGLPNGFDTTIWTRPGGGTINPNPKLGAEMLQADLKKIGINATIKTIEWGELLKRAKAGEHDLVFNGWAGDNGDPDNFLTPLLSCAAAETGENYARWCDKPFDALLDRAKLSSDINVRTKAYLEAQKIFKEQAPWLALAHPTMFVAMHKNVVGYKLSPLGTNNYYGVDIR, encoded by the coding sequence ATGACTACACGCAACTGGCTACCGCTGGTAGCCGCACTGGCCTTGGCCATGGGCAGCCAGGCCCAGGCTGCCAAGGTGTTGACCGTGTGCTCCGAAGCGAGCCCGGAAGGTTTCGACATCTCGATGTACACCGCCGCCGTCACCGCCGATGCGACCTCGGAGGCGGTGCACAACCGCCTGGTCGAATTCGAGCGCGGCTCGACCAAGGTGCTGCCCGGCTTGGCGGATCGGTGGGACATCTCCAAGGATGGCCTGAGCTACACCTTCTATCTGCACAAGGGGGTGAAGTTTCACACCACCGACTATTTCAAGCCGAGCCGCGAGTTCAACGCCGACGATGTGGTATGGACCTTCAAGCGCATGCTCGACAAGAGCCACCCGTGGTACAAGGTCAGCCCGCGCGGCTACCCTTACGCCGACGGGATGGAGTTCCCGACGCTGATCAAGTCCATCGACAAGATCGACCCTTACACCGTCAGGTTCACGCTGAGCAAGCCCGAGGCGCCCTTTCTGGCCGATCTGGCGATGGGCTTCGCCTCCATCTTCTCGGCCGAATACGGCGACCAGCTGCTCAAGGCCGGCAAGACCAACCAGCTCAACCAGCTGCCGATCGGCACCGGCCCTTTTGTCTTCCGTCGCTACGAAAAGGATGCACAGATCCGCTATGACGGCTTCAAGGACTATTTCCGCGGCAAGCCGGCGATCGACAAGCTGATCTTCGCGATCGCCCCGGATACCGCCGTGCGCATCCAGAAGCTCAAGGCCGGCGAGTGCCAGATCGCGCTGTACCCGCTGCCGGCGGATGTGCCCAATCTGCGCCGGGACCCGAAGCTGCAGGTCGGCGAGCTCAATGCGTTGATGACTGGCTATCTGGCCTTCAACACCCAGCACAAGCCGCTGGACAAGAAGGAGGTGCGCCAGGCGATCTCGCTCGCCTTCGACAAGAAGTCCTACGTCAAGGCACTGTTCGGCGAGGCCGCGAGCCCAGCGGTCAACCCCTTCCCATCCACCATGTGGGGCTACAACAAGGACATCAAGGATTACGACTACAACCCGGCCAAGGCGCGTGAACTGTTGAAGCAGGCGGGCCTGCCCAACGGCTTCGATACGACGATCTGGACCCGTCCCGGTGGCGGCACGATCAATCCGAACCCCAAGCTGGGTGCCGAAATGCTGCAGGCCGACCTGAAAAAGATCGGCATCAACGCAACGATCAAGACCATCGAGTGGGGCGAGCTACTCAAGCGCGCCAAGGCGGGTGAACATGATCTCGTATTCAATGGCTGGGCCGGTGACAACGGCGACCCGGATAACTTTCTGACGCCGCTGCTGTCCTGCGCCGCCGCCGAGACCGGGGAGAACTACGCGCGCTGGTGCGACAAGCCTTTCGATGCCTTGCTCGATCGCGCCAAGCTCAGCTCGGACATCAACGTCCGCACCAAGGCCTACCTCGAAGCGCAGAAGATCTTCAAGGAGCAGGCACCCTGGCTGGCGCTGGCGCACCCGACCATGTTCGTTGCGATGCACAAGAATGTCGTCGGTTATAAATTGTCGCCGCTGGGGACAAACAACTATTACGGCGTCGATATCAGGTAG